One Sulfurimonas sp. HSL-3221 genomic window, CGCCGCCAGTTCGCGCAGCTGGTCGTGGAGTTCGACGGCGTCAAGCAGATAGACCGGCACGTTTTTGCGCTGTGAGAGGGCCGCATCCCGGGTGAGAATGGTGCGTGTCTCATCCTTGGCTACCCGGAGCAGTTCCGTGTCCGGGATGGTCGGGAAGAAGAGGGTGTCGTACCCCATGAAGCGGAGGTACTTGGCAACACGGCCGAGATGGCAGTCCGCGATAAAACGGTGCTTGCCGTCTCGCTGAGCACTGCCCATCAGGCTTCGGGGATCGTCTCGCTGACGCTGCTCCAGTCGGCCAGGCCTGTAGGGACGTTGCCGTACTCGTTTTCGAGCCGGTCCCACTCGGGATAGTCGGTGTTGAAGGCGGCGACGTCCTCGGCCGCTTTCTCCGGGCTCTCATACTCGCCGAGCATCTCCTCATCGATCCAAAGCTGGTAGCGCTCGTGGCCCGCCTGTCGGATCTCGAAGGTCCCGATATCGGTGTTGAAAAGGTAGTTCCGCATCTGCTCCTCCTTGGGTGCCTATAAGGATGATTATACCGTCATTACCGCCCAGCTGTCATCTTTGAGACACGCCGTGAGCATCTCGCCGGTGTGGGTATTCTCTACTCCCAGTGCCGCGAGGGCATCCGTAGCCTCATAATCCTCGGTGCAGACGATGCAGGCGCTCATGGTGACGCCGCTCTCCTGCATCTGTTTCAGACGTGCCTGCACCTCCGCATCGGCGGCGGCCAGTTTGATGGAGGGTCCCCAGATCATCAGGTGGGCCTCTTCCCAGTAGCCCCGTTCCAAAATGACGGAGCCGTAAAGCAGGGGCAGCTTCATGGCGACCTCTTTGTCGCCGTTCGTCCAGACGATCAGGAGTTTCGTTTTCGACATTGTTTTTGCCTTTTTGGTAAAATTCTATCCTAATGATCCGAGAAAAAATCGCAACCGCCACCTATCGCCTGAAACACAACCCCGCCCTGCGACGCAGTGTCGCGCAGATGAAGCCGAAAAAAACGGTGTGGGGTTTTTTGGGAGTCGTCCTTTTCTTCTTTGTCCCCGAGATCATCGCATTTATCTGGGGTGCCGACATCACCGCCTACGCCCATGCGCAGATGCTCGATGTCCCCGCCGAACCGCTGGCCACCTGGTACGAGTTGCTGGTCATGCTTTTTGAGGATGGGGGCAGCTGGGTGAACCTCGGTATCGGCTTCGCCTTCCTCGTCTGGCTTTTCCTGTAAAAAACCGGCTACCTACATCAGCTTCGGTTCCCGAAGCGCATTCAATGAAATTAGGAATTGGCCTTGAGCGCTCTTTGTAAGCCATCCCGGAGGCATATAGCCGGGAGGGATGAGCGATTCGCGAAAGGCCGCTTTTTGCGCTACTTTTTCTAAAAAAGTGGAATGAACATTTTTCCTTTTCCTTTCTTTTTACAAAGAAACGAAACCAAAGAAAATCGTCGTTGCGCGAATCGCACGCTGCTCCCGGCTTTATGCCTCCGCAGCGGCTTTCAAGGCACGCTTAACGACCTTTCGCCTATTAAAGTTATGCGCTTCGACGTGTCGAAGCTCGTATCAAGAGCTTTGTACTGACAAAGCGCATTCAAATCAATCGGAAGTTGGCCTTGAGCGCTCCTTGAAAGCCGCCCTGAAGGCATAAAGCCGAGAAGGGCGAGCGATTCGCGAAAGGCCGATTTTCTTTTGGTTCTTTTCTTATGAAAAAGAAAAGAATGAGAAGCGCCTCTTCATGCTTTTATCATGAGGAGCAGGAGAGCTTGAGGTTCTTGTGTTCGTTCGGCGTTGCTTTGGCGTAGCGCTCGAACTGCGGCAGTTCGTCAAAGGGATTGCGGGCGATTTCCAACAGCTCCTCGACTCCGCTGTTGTCGAACTTCTCCGCTTTTTTAATCGCCTCTTGCAGCATGTAGTTCTTCAGCACGTATTTCGGGTTGGTCCGCAGCATGGCGGTGCGGCGCTCTTCCGCGCTGTGCTCCTCCAGCCGCAGCCGGGCGTCGTACTCGGTCAGCCATTCACGGACCGGTTCGCGGTCGACGCAGATATCGAGCAGTGCTTTGCCGTCGCCGTCGTAGCGGCTGAGAGTGCGGAAGAAGAGGGTGTAGTCCGCCTGGCTTTTTTGCAAAGCGGTGAGCATCTTTTTAAGCAGGATGATGTCGTCCTCCTTCTCAGTCGCCAGTCCCATTT contains:
- a CDS encoding Mut7-C RNAse domain-containing protein, with amino-acid sequence MGSAQRDGKHRFIADCHLGRVAKYLRFMGYDTLFFPTIPDTELLRVAKDETRTILTRDAALSQRKNVPVYLLDAVELHDQLRELAAHFGLEIGEDVHRRCLVCNAPLVRVCPAAIQKAVPEKVYETFDTFRQCPECGRVYWNGDHYRNMILFLKAAL
- a CDS encoding DsrE family protein — protein: MSKTKLLIVWTNGDKEVAMKLPLLYGSVILERGYWEEAHLMIWGPSIKLAAADAEVQARLKQMQESGVTMSACIVCTEDYEATDALAALGVENTHTGEMLTACLKDDSWAVMTV